The Camelus bactrianus isolate YW-2024 breed Bactrian camel chromosome 32, ASM4877302v1, whole genome shotgun sequence genome includes a region encoding these proteins:
- the LOC105080698 gene encoding disintegrin and metalloproteinase domain-containing protein 1a-like, with protein MSGIMLVLVLVFLPSLYGDLGSVYYSSYEIVIPKSLTVEGREDPVEKVSYMLFMQGQKQLIHLTVKRDYFLNSFPVFSYHSGILGQEMPFVARDCHYEGYIEGVPGSFVSVNTCSGLRGILIKEEKSYGIEPMHSSKRFEHVLYIMAHEAHVSCSVTSKDSQVAPTSRQRDSSRPRGLQVPSYLWSHTKYVEMFVVVNNQRFQMWGSDVNETVQRVMDIIALANSFTRGINTEVVLVGMEIWTERDLIGVPMDLQVALRNFNSWRHEQLFHRVKHDVAHMIVGHHPKEDMGQAFLSGACSSAFAAAVESFHHEDVLLFAALMVHELGHNLGIQHDHSACICKGKHFCLMHENITKGSGFSNCSSDDFYRFLWEHKGACLFNKPGHKGRLQRDVQCGNGIVDETEQCDCGSECDNHPCCDETCRLKEKAVCNPGPCCNNSCQYEKIGSTCRPAVGECDLPEYCLGDSGECPPDRYKQDGTSCQKVHYCFEGRCRTADNQCLDIFGYPAKSAPEECYRSLNKKGNRFGNCGSPTNSNPEYVQCEDNNLFCGKVVCTNVKQLPDIRPQHTVLQVPHENDYCWVMDAYDTTDIPDEGTSWGGSTCGDNSVCMNHICSDHSVLGYDCKPEEMCNGKGVCNNLKHCHCVGGFAPPDCNTAGNGGSVDSGPPGMSEGPEPPAGGGSQNTTGSKKEELLDTAIILFIILFLIILAIIMCCIFCLCKREKEKEAAPPPEEGPPAEAAPPVEAPEEEEEEEEEEEEEEEEEEEEEEESEP; from the coding sequence ATGTCGGGGATCATGCTGGTCTTGGTATTGGTTTTCCTGCCAAGCTTGTACGGTGACCTGGGATCAGTATATTACTCTTCCTATGAAATAGTCATCCCCAAGAGTCTGacagtggagggaagggaagaccCAGTGGAAAAGGTGTCCTATATGCTGTTTATGCAGGGCCAGAAGCAGCTGATACACCTGACGGTGAAGAGAGACTACTTTCTCAACAGCTTTCCAGTCTTCAGCTACCACAGCGGCATCCTGGGGCAAGAAATGCCTTTCGTCGCACGTGACTGTCACTACGAAGGCTACATAGAAGGAGTCCCAGGTTCTTTTGTTTCCGTCAACACCTGTTCAGGCCTCAGGGGCATCCTGATTAAGGAGGAAAAATCCTATGGCATTGAGCCCATGCACTCTTCAAAACGGTTTGAACATGTGTTGTACATCATGGCACACGAAGCTCACGTCTCCTGTAGTGTCACTTCCAAGGACAGCCAAGTGGCACCGACCAGCCGGCAACGAGACAGCAGCAGGCCTCGCGGTCTGCAGGTGCCGTCCTACTTGTGGTCACACACCAAGTACGTGGAGATGTTCGTCGTGGTCAACAACCAGCGGTTCCAGATGTGGGGCAGTGACGTCAATGAGACAGTCCAGAGAGTAATGGACATCATTGCTCTGGCCAACAGCTTCACCAGGGGAATCAACACAGAGGTGGTGCTGGTTGGAATGGAGATTTGGACCGAGCGGGACCTCATAGGCGTCCCAATGGACCTGCAAGTTGCACTCAGGAATTTCAATAGCTGGAGACACGAGCAGCTCTTCCATCGTGTGAAGCATGATGTTGCCCACATGATTGTTGGACACCATCCTAAAGAGGATATGGGACAGGCCTTTCTCAGTGGCGCCTGTTCAAGTGCTTTTGCAGCAGCTGTTGAGTCCTTCCATCACGAAGATGTCCTCCTGTTTGCAGCACTCATGGTCCATGAGCTTGGGCACAACTTGGGGATTCAGCACGACCATTCGGCCTGCATTTGTAAAGGTAAACACTTTTGCCTCATGCATGAAAATATCACCAAAGGAAGTGGCTTCAGCAACTGCAGCTCTGACGACTTCTACCGGTTCCTCTGGGAACACAAAGGGGCCTGCCTGTTTAACAAGCCTGGGCACAAAGGCCGCTTACAGAGGGACGTCCAGTGTGGAAATGGTATAGTGGATGAGACAGAGCAGTGTGACTGTGGTTCTGAGTGTGACAATCACCCATGCTGTGACGAAACATGTAGGCTGAAGGAGAAAGCAGTCTGTAATCCTGGACCCTGCTGTAATAATTCATGCCAATATGAAAAAATTGGATCCACGTGCCGTCCTGCTGTGGGAGAGTGTGACCTCCCAGAGTACTGTCTTGGTGACTCTGGAGAATGTCCCCCAGACCGCTACAAGCAAGACGGTACGTCGTGTCAAAAAGTGCACTATTGTTTTGAAGGACGCTGCAGGACTGCTGATAACCAATGTTTAGATATTTTTGGGTaccctgcaaaatctgccccAGAAGAGTGTTATCGGTCACTCAAtaagaaagggaacaggtttggAAACTGTGGTAGTCCCACGAATAGTAACCCAGAATATGTTCAATGTGAAGATAATAACTTATTTTGTGGTAAAGTTGTATGTACAAATGTCAAACAGCTACCAGATATCAGACCCCAGCATACAGTGTTGCAGGTCCCTCATGAAAATGACTACTGCTGGGTCATGGATGCATATGACACTACTGATATCCCGGATGAAGGAACGTCATGGGGTGGCAGTACTTGTGGAGACAACAGTGTCTGCATGAATCACATCTGTAGTGATCATTCAGTGCTTGGGTATGACTGCAAACCAGAAGAAATGTGTAAtgggaaaggagtttgcaacaatTTGAAGCACTGCCACTGTGTGGGTGGTTTTGCTCCCCCTGACTGCAACACTGCAGGAAATGGTGGTAGTGTGGACAGTGGCCCCCCTGGTATGAGTGAAGGACCAGAACCACCAGCTGGAGGTGGAAGTCAAAACACTACCGGAAGCAAAAAAGAAGAACTCTTAGATACGGCGATAATACTATTTATTATACTTTTCCTCATAATACTAGCAATTATAATGTGTTGCATCTTCTGCCTTTGCAAacgggagaaagagaaagaagcgGCTCCACCACCCGAAGAAGGGCCTCCTGCAGAGGCTGCTCCACCAGTGGAGGccccagaagaggaggaagaggaagaggaagaggaggaagaggaagaggaagaggaggaagaggaggaggaagaatcaGAGCCGTAA